A window from Triticum aestivum cultivar Chinese Spring chromosome 6D, IWGSC CS RefSeq v2.1, whole genome shotgun sequence encodes these proteins:
- the LOC123141699 gene encoding uncharacterized protein, protein MSLSPAPEESYARLGIGFGFGRRWRRARGFRLGARNRFSVRRLRAKLLTFIGLVGRHARHLARRISRRGGGSCPWSGSARTLVGGNGSQRWCPPGGEAAAKKQQQAPRRAASFMRTNSFYAQAIAECLEFIKRNSVPVEDYGSAVVARGGGAVGR, encoded by the coding sequence ATGAGCctgtcgccggcgccggaggagagcTACGCGAGGCTCGGCATCGGCTTCGGCTTCGggcggaggtggcggcgggcgAGGGGGTTCCGACTCGGCGCGAGGAACCGGTTCTCGGTGCGGCGGCTGCGGGCCAAGCTGCTGACGTTCATCGGCCTCGTCGGCCGGCACGCGCGCCACCTCGCCAGGAGGATCTCCAGGAGAGGCGGCGGCTCCTGCCCATGGAGCGGCAGCGCGAGGACGCTCGTGGGCGGCAACGGGTCCCAGCGGTGGTGCCctccgggcggcgaggcggcggccaaGAAGCAGCAGCAGGCGCCGAGGAGGGCAGCGTCCTTCATGCGGACCAACTCCTTCTACGCGCAGGCCATCGCCGAGTGCCTCGAGTTCATCAAGCGCAACTCCGTGCCGGTCGAGGACTACGGCAGCGCCGTcgtcgcccgcggcggcggcgccgtcgggAGATAG